agcggcgggcGGGCCACGCCGGGCATGCTGGCGGGCAGCGGTGGCGGTCGCGCCCGGACGCGGGAGCGGGGCGACGGGGAAGGGAGCGCTGGAAGCGAAGGGGAGGCGCTCTCCCCCCGCGGCCACCTCTTCCCGTCCCGTTTCCTGTCTCCCGCCCCCCGCTCGGCCCGGCTCGCTCCGGCCCTGGGCTCCGGCGTCCCCTCGCCCTCGGCTCGGTcgctccctttctttttttccgccgccctcccactcccccccccccttttaggGAAATGAGCTCGCTGGAGGGCGGGTTTTCGCCCAGCTCGGCCCCCCTCGGGGCCGGGACCGTGCTCGGCCGGGCCGGGAAGCGCGCCAGCCGGGCGGGGAGGGCGAGAGTAGCGCCGCCCGCCCCGGAGGGGGGATCGGCTGCCTGGGGCCGGGGCCGGGGAGGGGGCGCGGGCCCGGGATGCCCGGAGGCACCGCTCCCGCTAGGGGCCCCCTAGTGGCCGCTGTCCCGCGCGGGGTGGAGTGCCTCCGGGCACGGGACACGCTGTCAGGTCCGTTCCTGCCTCTCAATCCCTGGATCAGCGGTCGTTCTCTTAGCCCGAGactccagtctgtctgtctcagaCCTGCTCTCTAGCTTCTCgctgtctctctgtcttgctGTCTCTCCGCCTGTCTCTGTCGCTGTCCTTCCCTGCGGACACACCGCTGGAGGGCGCCTAACACCCGTGTATGGCACCTAGGTCCGGTCCCCTATCCCCGCATTTTGCCCCCTTCGCCACTACCTGGGGTAAGACCAAATCCCCATCACTCTTAGACAGAAAGGATGTGGCAAAGCGTCCCAACTCCCCcaaaccctttcctgcccaggACGGCTCCCCCGCCGAGAGCGGAACTGAGAAAATGTGCAAGAAAAGAAATGCCACCCTTTGTTTTTCAATCAGGCTGCTTTATTGTTTTGTGGTGGGAGCCCCCTGGCTCGTAGGAGACACCTCTCCTCTACTGGCTTCTACTCGGTCCTGTCGGGCGTGAACAGGAGCAGCTTCCTGCTTGTCTGCAAAAGACCCTTTGCTGCAGGTCGTTCCTGTCCCGATGCGGTTTCCGCCGACCCTGTGGAGCAAAGAACTGATGTTTATCATGTGTAGGAGGGGTACCAAGGGGCCACCCGCTTGATTCCAAGGTGGGCTGTGTCTGTGAGCCTTCCATCCTCTGAGCTTCCCAGACCCCTGACTTCAAGAGATCCCTAGTAGGTCCGTTGACAAAGCAGGCATTCCAAGCCCTCCCAGTGTTGCTCAGGCACCCTGAAAGGCACCGTTGCTCACCTGAGGGGTCCTAGATATAGTATAGTGGTAGCTCTCCACACAAGGTGCTCACAGCAAGGCCTAGGAAAGCCAGGTCTCTCCCAGAAGACTCGGAACCAGCGTCATGCGCTTCCTCCTGGCCCAGCTTAGAGGTGGATGCTGAGGGCTTGTCCTGGAAAGAGTACCTATGTTCAATCTCACCTGCAATCCTTATTGTGGGACCCTTGGCCAGGCACGTTCTCTGAGGCTCAGTTTCCCCACCAATACAGAGGGACTGGGCTGGAATCAGAAGCCCACAGGTGGTGTCTGCGCTCAGCCAAAGTCAACAACTTAGCAGCTAACAGCTGGGGACGGTGTGACACAGGTGAGTGTAGACAGAACACATCTGGCCCAGGGGAATCAACACCAGACAGATGGCACTAGCCACCATCTCAAATATTCCTCTCCCCAGCTCTTGGAGGGAGACAGCTCCCTCCCTCCACGCACACACCCACCTGGAAATTCTGGAATTTTCTAGTAAGAGCCTCAAGACTAGGGATGCTGTCTGGAGCCATCTTCATGATGTAGCAGTAGGTTCCCGGAGCTGGCTTATAGGCAGTCAGGAGCTAGGCATGCAACACTGGAGGTCATTCAGGGAAGTCCCTTTCCTTGCTCACTCCCCAGCCCTGATTGTCCTCTAATTCCCTTTAGATTGGCCGTGGGAGACACATCTGAGTCAGTGATTCAAGCATCCGAGGAGAGGCAGCCAGGCATGGAATGGGGAGAGACCTCTGGAAAGAGGTGGTACCACTGGGCAGTTCTATTGGTCCCTCGGGCATACTCACCCGCTGGTAGTCATACACAACAATCCCAGTGGAACCAACGGAGAAGGTAGCGATGGTGTCCATGTGCTCACTCGGGGCTAGGCGTTTCTGAGTTTCCGGTGCGCCAATGCTCATCTCAAGGACCTAGGGAGAGGGTGTCAGAGTGCTGCCTGGCGtacctctttcttctctcag
The nucleotide sequence above comes from Peromyscus maniculatus bairdii isolate BWxNUB_F1_BW_parent chromosome 9, HU_Pman_BW_mat_3.1, whole genome shotgun sequence. Encoded proteins:
- the Sftpc gene encoding surfactant protein C, with the protein product MDVGSKEVLMESPPDYSAGPRSQFRIPCCPVHLKRLLIVVVVVVLVVVVIVGALLMGLHMSQKHTEMVLEMSIGAPETQKRLAPSEHMDTIATFSVGSTGIVVYDYQRLLTAYKPAPGTYCYIMKMAPDSIPSLEALTRKFQNFQDKPSASTSKLGQEEAHDAGSESSGRDLAFLGLAVSTLCGELPLYYI